The Bicyclus anynana chromosome 12, ilBicAnyn1.1, whole genome shotgun sequence genomic interval GGCGAAAACTTAATATAACGCCGATTATTGTCATCCTCTGCAGTACATTATCCACATGCTGCAATCTTTTGAATTGCTCTCTCATAATATCAGGTTTGTCAAAGTTTGTGCGAAGCATCTGTAGCACTTCTTTATTTTGCACAACTAACTTTTTCAGTTCCTGTACTTGACTGGCAATATGCCACATTAGTGTCTCGCTTAATAATTTCATACCATAAGGCCCAATCAATTCAGCTAGAGCCCTCAGTTCATTAATATCAGAATACTCTTCAGCGTTAAAAGGTATAGCTCCTTCAGCTGACAGACTCACAAAGGCCTTTTGATTCATTGAAAAACAAATGTTTCCAGCACTTACTCTTCTGAGTAAAATTTCTGAATACCACTGTGTGTAAAGTGATGCTATGGTTTTTTCACCATGGCTGTCCATATTCTGAGTTTGTTGCAACAAACAATTGTTAAAAACTCTTGTTATGTCAATGTGTACATAGTTTTCAACAGTTTGCAGAACATTCATGTACGCTCTGACACTCACCAGCAACTCTGAAGGTTTTGCAATTTCACTAGTATCTTGATTGAACATTACCATTCCAACTAATGCTTTAGAAAATCTAGTCTCCAAATGTTGATGTAAATATTCACGGGGTGCAAAGGTGTATTCCCAAACATTTACAGTAGAACAATAGTTTATGGCATAACACAATTCGGTCAAGGCCATGTGGAGTTTATCCATTGTGGTCAACTCTTCCCTAGTTATCCTGTAACTCTCATCTCCAGGTTTAACAATTTCTATAGGGTTCTTTTTATTCTtgtcttttttctttctatttgccAGATGAGCAATAGTCTGTGCACAGTGTTTTGGTAGCAATTTATCACTCATTGTGCATTGCTCATCACAAATAGTAGTGATTATATTCTTTGCCTCTTTTGCCATTTCATCCAAGTAGATATTGACAACTGAAAGACTCCTTTCCCTGATGTGATGTCTTTCCTCTGGACAGAGTTCATGTGTACAGTTCTGGAAGTGGCTGCAAATAAGTGGAAATGCAATAATGTAACGATTTTGAGCTGGAAATTCTAAGCACATGTGGAATTGGCTCTCAAATATTTTGCTGTAAAAACAGAACAGGGACAAGTCAGATGTTTCCACCATTATTTCATCAAGGTTATCTACCATTTTAGTGTGGAATACCATTTTGTCAATAAATTGTGCCAATTCTCTTTGATCTACCAAGCTCAGTTGTGTTTTTGCAACAGATGTGTATGCCTGTAATCTGAACCAATCTAAGCGGAATGCTCGGAAATCAAAGATTTCATTGCTTTCAACCTGCTTGACATTTAAATTAGCTGCTGTATTACATAGGGAGGATAGAATGACACTTTCATCTTCAGGGCACACTTGTAAATTCTGTATCATGAGGTTTAGTGCTACAGCATCAAAACCTGAAAGATACTGCACGTAATATCTTTGCATAACTTGACTGTACTTGCGCACAAGTGCTCTAAGTTCCTCCATGTGGAAGAGTAGTTCAGGCAGCTGGCGATCAACCAGATCTTCTGTAGATTTTCCTTTCACTTTTTGTGGTGGATTATCATTGTGACGCAATAGCCAAAACACTTCATCTCTAGCATAACACAGGCCTATAAATATTAGCAATGCCTTAGGCCCCAGCAGGCCAGGCTGATCAGTCAAAATCAGACCCAACTCCTTTAAAGCTGTTCTTAAGAACTTTCTCCTCTCTCTATGTTTGTATCCTGCTTTTTGTACAGCATGGTGGTAGCAATCCTTAACTTCTGAAATTCTTTTTCCATATCCCTTGATTCCATCAAAGAAACTCTGAATATATGTGTGAATGTAGATCACTTCATCTCTGAATAGTGCGACAACCCAACCAGA includes:
- the LOC112053032 gene encoding membrane-associated protein Hem — encoded protein: MSTISRTVHISQQKLAEKLIILNDRGIGMLTRIYNIKKACGDAKSKPAFLSDKTLESSIKHIVRRFPNIDIKGLQAITNIRNEIIKSLSLYYYTFVDLLDFKDNVCELLNIMDACQVTLDLTLNFELTKNYLDLVTTYVALMILLSRVEDRKAVLGLFNAAHEMVHNQIDPSFPRLGQLIVDYDTPFKKLSEEFGPHQKLLSSALNSLWHVYPARNMTAEHWRSEQKLSLVSNPALLLKPSETNTMSCEYVSLESLERWVMFGFALCHQMLQQDHANKMWVSALQSGWVVALFRDEVIYIHTYIQSFFDGIKGYGKRISEVKDCYHHAVQKAGYKHRERRKFLRTALKELGLILTDQPGLLGPKALLIFIGLCYARDEVFWLLRHNDNPPQKVKGKSTEDLVDRQLPELLFHMEELRALVRKYSQVMQRYYVQYLSGFDAVALNLMIQNLQVCPEDESVILSSLCNTAANLNVKQVESNEIFDFRAFRLDWFRLQAYTSVAKTQLSLVDQRELAQFIDKMVFHTKMVDNLDEIMVETSDLSLFCFYSKIFESQFHMCLEFPAQNRYIIAFPLICSHFQNCTHELCPEERHHIRERSLSVVNIYLDEMAKEAKNIITTICDEQCTMSDKLLPKHCAQTIAHLANRKKKDKNKKNPIEIVKPGDESYRITREELTTMDKLHMALTELCYAINYCSTVNVWEYTFAPREYLHQHLETRFSKALVGMVMFNQDTSEIAKPSELLVSVRAYMNVLQTVENYVHIDITRVFNNCLLQQTQNMDSHGEKTIASLYTQWYSEILLRRVSAGNICFSMNQKAFVSLSAEGAIPFNAEEYSDINELRALAELIGPYGMKLLSETLMWHIASQVQELKKLVVQNKEVLQMLRTNFDKPDIMREQFKRLQHVDNVLQRMTIIGVILSFRQIAQESVLDVLERRIPFLISSIKDFQQQLPSGDPTRVISEMCSAAGLSCKVDPTLASALRQHKAELEEEEHLIVCLLMVFVAVSMPRLARSEGSFYRPSLEGHANNIHCMAPAINHIFGALFTICGQNDIEDRMKEFLALASSSLLRLGQETEKEAIKNRESVYLLLDLIVQESPFLTMDLLESCFPYVLIRNAYHDVYKQEQMLLHS